A window from Candidatus Zixiibacteriota bacterium encodes these proteins:
- a CDS encoding deoxyribonuclease IV, whose product MMLGAHMSIAGGIYNAVLDGQKAGCETVQIFTKQSNQWKAKPLTDEEIERFLVEQKNTGVTVSCAHVSYLINLASPDDELYEKSVNSFKIEMERCGTLKIPQLVMHPGSHVGSGEDNGLKRIAAACNRILGDRPDIKTSICLETTAGQGTNLGYKFEQLARIIDLVEDKSRMSVCLDTCHIFSAGYKIQEVSDYRATMREFDGVLGLKNLKVIHLNDSKKPFGAKKDRHEHIGRGELGLEPFRNIMNDRRLKKIPKILETYKSEDLHEDIENLSILRSLVDNK is encoded by the coding sequence ATGATGCTGGGTGCCCATATGTCGATTGCGGGGGGGATTTATAATGCGGTTCTGGACGGCCAGAAAGCCGGTTGCGAGACGGTCCAGATATTCACCAAACAATCCAACCAGTGGAAAGCCAAGCCGTTAACCGATGAGGAAATAGAGCGCTTCCTGGTCGAACAAAAGAATACCGGGGTGACGGTTTCATGCGCCCATGTCAGTTATTTAATCAACCTGGCTTCACCTGATGATGAGCTTTACGAGAAATCCGTCAATTCCTTCAAAATTGAAATGGAACGATGCGGGACGCTTAAAATTCCGCAGTTAGTGATGCATCCGGGATCTCATGTCGGTTCGGGAGAGGATAACGGATTGAAACGGATCGCCGCGGCCTGTAATCGTATTCTGGGAGACCGGCCCGATATCAAGACCTCAATCTGTCTGGAAACAACTGCCGGTCAGGGAACCAATCTGGGGTATAAATTCGAGCAACTGGCCCGGATTATCGATCTGGTTGAGGACAAATCGCGGATGTCGGTTTGCCTGGATACCTGCCATATTTTTTCGGCCGGGTATAAAATCCAGGAAGTGTCTGACTACCGGGCGACCATGAGGGAGTTCGACGGGGTCCTGGGTTTGAAAAACCTGAAGGTCATCCATCTGAACGATTCGAAAAAACCGTTCGGGGCCAAAAAAGACCGTCACGAGCACATCGGTCGGGGCGAGCTGGGCCTCGAGCCTTTTCGGAATATAATGAATGATCGGCGGCTGAAAAAAATCCCTAAAATACTCGAGACATACAAGAGCGAAGATTTACATGAGGATATTGAAAATCTGAGTATCCTGCGCTCACTGGTCGATAATAAATAA